The genomic stretch taaagatagggatacttatgtaattcattggtaggaacttcagataagcgcatgaagatgccttcccttccgtctctctgctttcctactgccttcatccaatccttcttactcccttccatggcaagcttaagcaagggtttcaccattgtcagtggctacctcccatcctctcagtgaaagcgattgcatatgctctgtcacagcatagcggaattcatctgtcggttttcaatcaggccggaatagaatccagtgattcttttgcgtctgtcactaacgccccgccctcaggagtttgaagcacgtcacagtcattcaatcattgaatcctactcagaacaccacagacaaggttagaccttccggattctcttgaatgctgccatcagttctcgcctataccacgaagactctgatctcacggaatggttggctcgtttgtcaggcgagcactcggttgtcaggcgatcaaccatgcatcgtgcaatcaggaatccaagagatattcactagggcctcggatgcttgtagaacaagagtggttgtcaatcactttgttcatgagtgagaatgatgatgagtgtcacggatcatcacattcatcaagttgaagaacaagtgatatcttggacaaagaacaagcggaattgaatagaagaacaatagtaattgcattaatactcgaggtacagcagagctccacaccttaatctatggtgtgtagaaactccaccgttgaaaatacataagaacaaggtctaggcatggccgtgaggccagcctcccaaagtgatcaaaagatctaaagaaaaaggttccaaagatccgattctttttttatacaatagtaaaaggtcctacttatagaaaactagtagcctaaggtgtacagaaatgagtaaatgacataaaaatctacttccgggcccacttggtgtgtgcttgggttgagcaatgaagcattttcgtgtagagactcttcttggagttaaacgccagctttggtgccagtttgggcgtttaactcccatttgggtgccagttccagcgtttaacgctgggatttcttgaggtgactttgaacgccggtttgggccatcaaatcttgggcaaagtatgaactatcatatattgctggaaagcccaggatgtctactttccaacgccgttgagagcgcgccaattgggcttctgtagctccagaaaatccacttcgagtgcagggaggtcagaatccaacagcatctgcagtcctttttggtctctgaatcagatttttgctcaggtccctcaatttcagccagaaaatacctgaaatcacagaaaaacacacaaactcatagtaaagtccagaaaagtgaattttaactaaaaactaataaaaatatactaaaaactaactagatcataccaaaaacatactaaaaacaatgccaaaaagtgtacaaattatccgctcatcactcaacaacctttatcaTCAAATCCTTAACTTGAGATGCTGAAGTCTTCTTATCCTCTTCCAAAGATTTAATACTTTCTTGGAGTTTCCTATTATCTTCTTGTAACGAGGCTAAGGTAGTACTCAAAATCTGAATTTGAGTggcagaagtttgaagctcctTTTCTTTTGATGCAATTTTAGAACGGAAGCTCGGGATCTCCTTCTCTACATCCCGAACGAAGGCAGCTGAGCGAAGGAGCATCTTTTGAATTCGAGGTAAGGTGTCTTCCACAGGCATCTCAACTAACTTTGACTTAGTCTCCTCAGTCAATAAGAAAGAATCAACAAAGTCACAGTAGCGGAAATCTTTTTTCAAGACACAACCATAGGAACTTAGATCTTCCGCTTGAGTGGTTGTTGATTTCATAAGCCTTTTTCCCTTGctcttttgtttctttctcACTAGAGAGCTCGAAGGAGGATGGGAATATAAAACTTCGATATCAAGAGCTGATTTCTGAGGTTCTGGAGGTGAAAGATTGATATGGGTAGCTGAAGAATAAATCATATCCATGCCTTCAGTGTTTGTCGGGATAGGGTTAGTACCCAACCTTCGCCTCATAGCAGTAATGGCCTCAGTTCCGCCAGCCATTTTAACTGtcaaaagagaaaaacaattaaaatgaGAAGAACATTATactatttaaaattcaaaaaaaagaCATCAATAACAAGAAATGTCATTACCAACAACATTTTTAGAAGCTTGCACTTCAGCAAGGATCATCCTCAAATCCAAAGGGTTATCATTCCATAAACCAAGAAGAGTGTGAACGATGTCACGCTCTATTGGGTTCATACTTTTCAGTTCAATTTTTGGAGAAGTAACGTGAAAGTTCCAATAAAGGTTAAACCTTTTTTCATCCTCCAAAGTCATGAAAAAAGGTTGGGACCCAGGGACCCTTTCAACTTTAAagtatttttctttaaaaccATGGTACGATTCTTCAAAAGGGTTGAAAATTCTATGATTGTGGTTAGCTTGGAAAGATAGAAAGCCTTGACCACAAGCACCATAAGAAATAGCAAagttaaaaaagtaaaaaaacaCTCTGGTGGAGATAGGAAAGTCGAGGAATGAACATAGTAGTTCAAACCCTCGAATGATGGCCCAACTATTAGGATGCAACTGAGAAGGGGCACATCCACACAACCTCAAGACATCTTGTTGAAAATCAGAAAATGAAATCCGAACTCCGAGACATGTAAATAAAATTTCATACATCCACATCCAATCCGGAACATTTTTGGCATGATGATTAATATGGCAAAGACGCTCTTCTTGGTTAGGGAGAGTAAGTGAGTAGTGGTTACCAACATCATCAAAAGTAAAGATCACACCTGACCCTTTCAATTCATCAAGACGTTCCCTGGTGATGGT from Arachis stenosperma cultivar V10309 chromosome 9, arast.V10309.gnm1.PFL2, whole genome shotgun sequence encodes the following:
- the LOC130951958 gene encoding uncharacterized protein LOC130951958, translated to MFINLVFSTAFRFIQKMVRRKVVTTDECTGTSSEAFRTSTHFQKHDLYTWVVEEVKNTPSTITRERLDELKGSGVIFTFDDVGNHYSLTLPNQEERLCHINHHAKNVPDWMWMYEILFTCLGVRISFSDFQQDVLRLCGCAPSQLHPNSWAIIRGFELLCSFLDFPISTRVFFYFFNFAISYGACGQGFLSFQANHNHRIFNPFEESYHGFKEKYFKVERVPGSQPFFMTLEDEKRFNLYWNFHVTSPKIELKSMNPIERDIVHTLLGLWNDNPLDLRMILAEVQASKNVVVKMAGGTEAITAMRRRLGTNPIPTNTEGMDMIYSSATHINLSPPEPQKSALDIEVLYSHPPSSSLVRKKQKSKGKRLMKSTTTQAEDLSSYGCVLKKDFRYCDFVDSFLLTEETKSKLVEMPVEDTLPRIQKMLLRSAAFVRDVEKEIPSFRSKIASKEKELQTSATQIQILSTTLASLQEDNRKLQESIKSLEEDKKTSASQVKDLMIKVVE